One segment of Pseudodesulfovibrio sp. 5S69 DNA contains the following:
- a CDS encoding MBL fold metallo-hydrolase, whose amino-acid sequence MSDCIDIDLVANAGVLVRGGGLGLLVDGMHDQDGHPFSRVGADDMARMGRGEGLFARLDYLLFTHEHPDHFTPDLVIEHLERRPVKGVFLPAPAKDPEGRDRLVRALEERGVPHWTMGPEPGHTRTVSPEPGLAVTAIGTRHMGKQFRDVRNDCLLVSLAGMHLLFTGDADHVPEYYEEALRGVDLDAVFVNPIFYHNPTGQAIIDDVFRPLEVVIYHMPAPGKDPFHLAFTVKRALERYARPDMPVHVLDAAAPHVNICPAVL is encoded by the coding sequence GTGAGCGATTGTATCGATATCGACCTGGTGGCCAATGCGGGCGTCCTGGTCCGGGGCGGGGGCCTGGGGCTGCTCGTGGACGGCATGCACGACCAGGACGGGCACCCGTTCAGCCGGGTCGGGGCGGACGACATGGCCCGCATGGGCCGAGGCGAGGGCCTCTTCGCGCGGCTCGACTACCTGCTCTTCACCCACGAGCACCCGGACCACTTCACCCCGGACCTGGTCATCGAGCACCTGGAGCGCAGGCCGGTCAAGGGGGTGTTCCTGCCCGCCCCGGCCAAGGACCCGGAGGGCCGCGACCGGCTCGTCCGCGCCCTCGAGGAGCGGGGTGTTCCGCACTGGACCATGGGGCCCGAGCCGGGGCATACGCGCACGGTTTCGCCCGAGCCCGGCCTGGCGGTCACGGCCATCGGCACGCGCCACATGGGCAAGCAGTTCCGGGACGTGCGCAACGACTGCCTGCTCGTCTCGCTTGCGGGCATGCACCTGCTCTTCACCGGCGACGCGGACCATGTCCCGGAATATTACGAGGAAGCCCTGCGGGGCGTGGATCTGGACGCCGTCTTCGTCAACCCGATCTTCTACCACAACCCCACCGGCCAGGCGATCATCGACGACGTCTTCCGTCCGCTGGAGGTGGTCATCTACCACATGCCCGCTCCGGGCAAGGACCCCTTCCACCTGGCCTTCACGGTCAAGCGCGCACTGGAGCGCTACGCCCGCCCGGACATGCCCGTCCACGTGCTCGACGCGGCCGCCCCCCACGTGAACATCTGCCCGGCCGTGCTCTAG
- a CDS encoding carboxymuconolactone decarboxylase family protein: MDAAEKASMTLAKMTQRAGNVFPNYLAFTKEISQVGPIDHKTQELIHVACSLMSQCDMCISLHIQSAASLGASKEEIMQAALLATAMGGSPKIMQMHYVFEELEDLFD; this comes from the coding sequence ATGGATGCAGCTGAAAAAGCTTCAATGACCTTGGCCAAGATGACCCAGCGCGCTGGCAACGTCTTCCCCAATTACCTTGCCTTCACCAAGGAAATCAGCCAGGTTGGTCCCATCGACCACAAGACGCAGGAACTGATCCACGTCGCCTGTTCGCTGATGTCCCAGTGCGACATGTGCATCTCCCTGCATATCCAGTCCGCGGCCAGCCTCGGCGCCTCCAAGGAAGAAATCATGCAGGCTGCCCTGCTGGCCACCGCCATGGGCGGCTCGCCGAAGATCATGCAGATGCATTACGTCTTCGAGGAACTGGAAGACCTCTTCGATTAA
- a CDS encoding lipoate--protein ligase, translating into MRYIYNPSTDPAFNLAAEEWLLTGADDEIFMLWRNRPAVIVGRNQNTLAEIDEAFTRERGIPVVRRLSGGGAVFHDLGNINFTFINNGTPSEGLDFERFTVPIQQALRSMGVECVFSGRNDLLIEGKKFSGNAQHFHAGRILHHGTLLFASDMTDLSGALRVDPEKYRDKAVKSVRSRVTNISSHLPAPMEVTDFIKALMDFVSGGASPDDMALTDAESETIEGMAEKRYRTWDWNFGSSPAYNFSKRTRTEGGLLDVNLYVKKGRILTARLFGDYFGVRDVDALEERLTGCRHERGEIERRLAGVPLDEYLHGVTLPVLLDCLF; encoded by the coding sequence ATGCGATACATCTACAATCCATCCACGGACCCGGCGTTCAACCTGGCCGCCGAGGAATGGCTGCTGACAGGGGCCGATGACGAGATATTCATGCTCTGGCGCAACCGCCCCGCGGTCATCGTCGGGCGGAATCAGAACACCCTGGCCGAGATCGACGAGGCCTTCACCCGGGAGCGCGGCATCCCGGTGGTCCGCAGGCTGAGCGGCGGCGGGGCCGTGTTCCACGACCTCGGGAACATCAACTTCACCTTCATCAACAACGGCACCCCCTCGGAAGGACTGGACTTCGAGCGGTTCACCGTGCCCATCCAGCAGGCCCTGCGCTCCATGGGCGTGGAGTGCGTCTTCAGCGGACGCAACGACCTGCTCATCGAGGGCAAGAAGTTCTCGGGCAACGCCCAGCACTTCCACGCGGGCCGCATCCTGCACCACGGCACCCTGCTCTTCGCCTCGGACATGACCGACCTGTCCGGAGCCCTGCGCGTGGACCCGGAAAAGTACCGCGACAAGGCGGTCAAGAGCGTGCGCTCGCGGGTGACCAACATTTCGAGCCACCTGCCCGCCCCCATGGAAGTCACGGACTTCATCAAGGCACTCATGGACTTCGTGTCCGGCGGGGCCTCCCCCGACGACATGGCCCTGACCGATGCGGAGAGCGAAACCATCGAGGGGATGGCCGAAAAGCGCTACCGCACCTGGGACTGGAACTTCGGCTCCTCCCCGGCCTACAATTTCTCCAAACGCACCCGCACCGAGGGCGGCCTCCTGGACGTGAACCTGTACGTCAAGAAGGGCCGCATCCTCACGGCAAGGCTGTTCGGCGACTACTTCGGCGTGCGCGACGTGGACGCCCTGGAGGAACGGCTGACCGGCTGCCGCCACGAGCGCGGCGAGATCGAACGCAGGCTGGCCGGCGTTCCCCTGGACGAATACCTGCACGGCGTCACCCTGCCCGTGCTCCTGGACTGCCTGTTCTGA